The region GCGGATCAGGCGCATGTTACAGATGAACTGGATCACCTCCCCCCGTTTGTCGATGATGGGCACCTCGAAGTTACGGATGCTGCCCTTGCGGGTCAGTTGTCGCAGCGAGTCGCGCCGCCGCACGTTGTAGACGTAAAATTCGGTAACTTTTTTCCCCATCACCTCTTCCGGTTCGTAACCGCAAAGTTCCTGCACCGATGGCGAGATCATGGTGATGTAGCCCTCCTGATCGGTTCGGAAGTAAATGTCCTGGAACGACTCGAAGATGTTCCGGAACTTCTCTTCGCTCTCTTTCAGGGCCAGGCCGCTGATTTTTTTCTGGGTGATGTCGTGCCCGATGCCCGAAATCTCTTCAATCTGTCCGTCGGATTTGTAGATCGGGTTGAGAAAGATTTCCCACCAGAGTTCCTCGTTCCGCACCGTTTGCGACGTCTCGAAATTGAGGGGCCGCCCGTCGAAGACCTGCTGGTACTGCGACAGCCACGTGCTGAACCAATGGTCCATCGGGATGCTGTGCTGGGTTCCCTCCTGTCCGAGTGTCACGCCGTAGTTGCTGTTGAAGGATGTGAGGCGTCCCTGGCGGTTTACGGACCAGATCAGGTGCGAGCTACTTTCGAAAATGGCGTTGAGTCGCGCCGTCTGGTCACTCAACATTTCCTCGTCTTTCTTCCGCTGAATACTCAGCGCCACCTGCCCCGAGATAAAGTCGAGTAGTTTCAGGTCTTTCCGGTCGTAGGCGGTGCGGTCGTAATACGAATAGATGGCGATGACGCCGGTCAGGGTGCTGCCCAGCCGGAGCGGCACACCCAACCACACTTTCGGCACGGGCTTGGGCAAACTGACCCCGGCTTCGCGGGCCAGGCCCACCAGCCGCCCTTCGTAAAGAAATAAGGGCTGCTCCTGCTGCATGACCTGATAGGCCAGCCACTCGGCCATCTGCCGCCGCTCGGCGGGATACGGGTCGTCGTCGCCGTGTTCGTCCTGGAAAAAGGCAAACTGCAACCCGTCGCCTTCCGGATTGGTCAGCACAATCGAAAAGTTGTTGGTATCGACCGCCTGCCCCAGTTCCTGCTGAATGTTGGCGTAGAGATCGCGGAGGTTCGGGCTCTGGACCGTCAGCCCGGCAATGGTGTGGTACAGCCGCTGCGACCGCTCGGCACGGGTGCGCTCCGTGATGTCGTGCATGATGACACGGAAGGCCATCGGACGCCCGTTCTGAAACTGGCAGTTGATACTCGCCATCACGTTGATGTTTTTCCCGTCGTGGGTCAGCAGCACCGTTTCGAAGCGCTCGGTAGCGCCGCCCTTCAGCAGCGATTTCAGGTAGCGTTCGATCTGCTCGCGGTGTTCGGGATGGATCAACTGACTGAAGTGCAGTTGCTTGGCCTCGTCTTCGGTGTAGCCCAGCGTCGCCCGGAACGCGGTGTTGCCCGTGCGGAGCGTGCCGTCGGGCGCAAAGATCATGATCAGGTCGTTCGCGTTTTCGAAGAAGTCCTGCAACTGGCGGGTGCTCTCTTCCAGGGCCTTGGCGACGCGCAGTTTTTCCGTGATGTCTTCGCCCACCACCGTGGCGCGCAGTTGCCCGTCGGCGGCGTTGTTCAGGATGATGGTGTTGAACCGCACCACCCGCACTTCGCCGTTCCGAGTCAGGATTTCCTGCTCGAAGTTCTGCATCAACCCTCCCGACTCGAACAACTGCTTCAGATCGGCCACGGCCTGTTCGCGCTGGTCGGGCGGAATCAGGTCGAACCAGTTGCGCGCCTTCAGTTCGTCTTCCTGCCAGTCGGTGATGGTCTGGAAATAGTGGTTGGCATAGAAAAGCTGGCCTTCCTGATCCAGGTTCAGCGCTACCAGCGTGGCCTTGGCCAACACGTTGTGCAGGCGCTTTTCCGACTCGATCAGGGCTTCCTGACGGCGGGCTTCTTCTTCGGCGGCGCGGCGGTCGGTGATGTCGACCGCGCACGAAATGTAGCCCCGAAACTGCCCCTGGTTGTCCACGTAGGGCACGCCGTTGTCCAGCATCCAGCGGTAGGTGCCGTCGGCGCGTTTCAGGCGGTAGTTGATTTCGAACGAACCGCGCCGCTTGAAGGCCCGGTCGAGGGTCACCAGAAAATTGGGCAGGTCGTCGGGGTGCAGGTTGTCGAGCCAGCCGTTTTCCAACGCCTGTTCGGACGTGTAGCCGGTAAACGTGAGCCACTGCCGACTGAAGAAGTTGAAGTAGTTGTTGGCGTTGGTCATCTTCATCAGCACCGGCGCGTTATCGGCCAGCGTGCGGAACTTCGCCTCACTTTCTTTCAATGCCACTTCGGCCTGCTTGCGGTCCGTGATGTTGCGGATGATGGCCACCATCAGGAAATTGTCGGGCGTTTCGAGCGAATTGAGCGTGATCTCCGTGTCGATCAACTCGCCGTCGAGGCGCTGGTGTTGCCCTTCGAACGAAAACGACAGCCCCTTGCGTACGGTCTGAAACCGGCTGGCGACCAGGTCGGACGACAGCGCTCCATCGGGCTGCCGCTCGGGCAGCAGCGAAAGGTAGGGCATGCCGATCATCTCGTCGGTTACGTCGCCGAAAATTTCGGACGCGCGCTGGTTACAGTCGACCACTACGCCGTCTTCCAGGAGAAGAATGCCGTCGTTGGCGGATTCGAACAGCAGCTTGTAGCGCTCTTCGTAGTTGGTCAACTGGCCCTGCAACCGCTCGTGCGTCAGGTAGTTGCCGAGTTCTTTGCTGATGAAGTTCAGCAGCAGAATCTCTTCCCGCCGCACCCGCTCCAGCATCCGCCGGAACACCAGCACCGCCCGCAGTTGCCCTTCCGTTTCGATGGGGAAATAGAGTAGTCGTTTGTCCGGGTCGACCGGGCTGGTCGTCACCACGTTGCGGTGGTAGCGCCGCAACTGCTGAAACGTCTTGTTTTTCAGGTCCAGCTGTTGCAGGGCAGCTTCTTCGTCCGGCTCCATGTGGTACTGCCCGACCAGCCGGCCTTGTTCGGCTTCCTGATCGATCCAGTACACGCCTCCGGCCTTGATGCCGGTCAGCGATAAGGTTTTGCGCAGCGATTTGAGTAGAAACCGCTCCGCCTGCAGCTCCGACGACGCGAATTTGAGAATTTCGTTGATGTATTCGAGCTCCTTATTCCGCTGAGCAATGTTGCGCTCTACCCGCTTCCATTCCGGAATCTCACGGTCGAAGGCAATGACCACCGTGCGCCCGCCCCAGCTGCCGCGCCGGAACGTCACTTCGCGCAGCAGTTGCTCGTCCTGGCGCGTCTGCCCGTCCCAGTCCATCCGCGCCGTTTCGCCGTTCATCGCCCGTTGCAGCAATTCGCGCACACGGTCGGCGTCGTAGTAGCTCCGTACGTGCAGCATCTGGTACGACTGCCCCACCAACTGGTCTTCCGCATAGCCGTACAGATCCAAGGCCGCCTGGTTGATACTCAGGATTTTACCTTCGTCGTTCAGGACCAGAATGGCATCCCCACTACTCTGAAAAATGTCGCGCAGATCTTCGTAAGAGTTCTCCAAAAGCAGCTGAGAACGCCACAATTCCGTGATATCATGCGCCACCACTTGCACGAGCGCCTCCGGGCCTTCGCCCACCAGCCGGTGATGGTAGCTCAACTGACGGATTTCGCCGGCGTGATCGAAGACCGGCAGTTGGCCATGCCCGGCCTTCTCGGACTGCAACCGGGTGATGATGCGTGGGAAGTCTTCGTGGATGTAGGAGGGCGTAATGTCCCGGATGTACAGTTCCTGTCCTTCCTGCACACCCAACATTAGACGGCCGGCGTCGTTCAGCGCCACAATGCGCCCTTCCAGATCGTGCAGGCAGACGAGGTCGTGGCTGTACCGGCTCAACATCTCGGCGAACTGACCATCCTGCGCTATGGTCTGCGCCTGCCGGGCGCGCTTCAATTCTTCGTTCAACCGACGGATTTCGGCACGTAGTTCATCGGCCGTTTTTTCGTCCGGCGGATAGGTACTCTCTTTCATAGGACTTGGGGGAACAACCGGCCACTGTCACGATAACCTGCTGTGAATGAGACATTTTCTTACACACAATTACGGTAGGTTCCACAACACAACATACAGCTTTTTCGGTCCATTTCTAACAAAGGTAATAAATCGGGCATGCGCTCGGTTTTCCGTCATACGACGCCGGGCAGCCCCCTATTGTTCTGTTCCCAAAGGGTACTATTCTTTCAACGGGGAATCCAACCGAAACTTATGTGCCCCAATCCGTACATCCCGCTTTTCTTCAATTCCCTCCTATCTTTGCCACCGTGCCACACCGCCTCCTGTTCACCGTTACCACCGACCTCAGCTACGACCAGCGCATGCAACGCATCTGCACCACGCTGGCCGAACAAGGCTACGACGTACACCTGTGCGGACGTCAGCGGGCGGCGTCCGTGCCGCTGCGGGACACGCCCTACCGCCAGACCCGCCTGCGCTGCTGGTTCGACAAGGGGAAATTGTTTTATCTGGAATACAACGTCCGGCTGTTTTTCTGGTTGCTGCGGCAACCCGCCGACGCCCTCTGCGGCATCGACCTGGATACGGCTCTGCCCGCCTGGCTGGTGGCGCGCCTCAAACGGATTCCGTTCGTGTTCGACGCCCACGAACATTTTACGGAGATGGAAGAAGTGGTGCGCCGGCCGCTGGTGCAACGCATCTGGCAGGCGGTAGAAGCGCTGGTGGTGCCCCGCACCCGGTATGCCTACACCGTGGGGCCTTCGATTGCGCGCTTGCTGGAAGAAAAATACGGGACGCCGTTTGCAGTGATCCGCAACGTCAGCCCGTTGCGTACGACCGAGGTGACGCCTCAGGCCGCCGAAGTGCCCTATCTGCTGTACGTAGGGGCTGTGAACGAAGGGCGTGGCCTGGAAGAGTTGCTGGCGGTGATGCCGCACCTCCCCTGTCACCTCTACATTTGCGGCGAAGGCGACCGGCTGGAGGCGCTGAAGGCGCAGGCCCAAGCGCTGCATCTGAACGAGAAGGTGCGTTTTTTCGGGTACGTGGAGCCGCACCGGTTGCCTCCGCTTTTGGCCGGGGCCACGGCAGG is a window of Catalinimonas alkaloidigena DNA encoding:
- a CDS encoding PAS domain S-box protein; this encodes MKESTYPPDEKTADELRAEIRRLNEELKRARQAQTIAQDGQFAEMLSRYSHDLVCLHDLEGRIVALNDAGRLMLGVQEGQELYIRDITPSYIHEDFPRIITRLQSEKAGHGQLPVFDHAGEIRQLSYHHRLVGEGPEALVQVVAHDITELWRSQLLLENSYEDLRDIFQSSGDAILVLNDEGKILSINQAALDLYGYAEDQLVGQSYQMLHVRSYYDADRVRELLQRAMNGETARMDWDGQTRQDEQLLREVTFRRGSWGGRTVVIAFDREIPEWKRVERNIAQRNKELEYINEILKFASSELQAERFLLKSLRKTLSLTGIKAGGVYWIDQEAEQGRLVGQYHMEPDEEAALQQLDLKNKTFQQLRRYHRNVVTTSPVDPDKRLLYFPIETEGQLRAVLVFRRMLERVRREEILLLNFISKELGNYLTHERLQGQLTNYEERYKLLFESANDGILLLEDGVVVDCNQRASEIFGDVTDEMIGMPYLSLLPERQPDGALSSDLVASRFQTVRKGLSFSFEGQHQRLDGELIDTEITLNSLETPDNFLMVAIIRNITDRKQAEVALKESEAKFRTLADNAPVLMKMTNANNYFNFFSRQWLTFTGYTSEQALENGWLDNLHPDDLPNFLVTLDRAFKRRGSFEINYRLKRADGTYRWMLDNGVPYVDNQGQFRGYISCAVDITDRRAAEEEARRQEALIESEKRLHNVLAKATLVALNLDQEGQLFYANHYFQTITDWQEDELKARNWFDLIPPDQREQAVADLKQLFESGGLMQNFEQEILTRNGEVRVVRFNTIILNNAADGQLRATVVGEDITEKLRVAKALEESTRQLQDFFENANDLIMIFAPDGTLRTGNTAFRATLGYTEDEAKQLHFSQLIHPEHREQIERYLKSLLKGGATERFETVLLTHDGKNINVMASINCQFQNGRPMAFRVIMHDITERTRAERSQRLYHTIAGLTVQSPNLRDLYANIQQELGQAVDTNNFSIVLTNPEGDGLQFAFFQDEHGDDDPYPAERRQMAEWLAYQVMQQEQPLFLYEGRLVGLAREAGVSLPKPVPKVWLGVPLRLGSTLTGVIAIYSYYDRTAYDRKDLKLLDFISGQVALSIQRKKDEEMLSDQTARLNAIFESSSHLIWSVNRQGRLTSFNSNYGVTLGQEGTQHSIPMDHWFSTWLSQYQQVFDGRPLNFETSQTVRNEELWWEIFLNPIYKSDGQIEEISGIGHDITQKKISGLALKESEEKFRNIFESFQDIYFRTDQEGYITMISPSVQELCGYEPEEVMGKKVTEFYVYNVRRRDSLRQLTRKGSIRNFEVPIIDKRGEVIQFICNMRLIRNEQNKVVGVEGVARDITELKKANQEVMDARDLAERSLKVKEQFLANMSHEIRTPMNGVIGVIDLLNDTPLNTEQRDYVQTVKKSSETLLNILNDILDISKIEAGKMQLRRHPLSLFDTIDKLISLFQQQASQKGIRLHYQVADEVPRYISADETRLLQVLSNLTSNAIKFTDKGEVRLTFTGQVLPAQGNDPQRKHLIRVEVTDTGIGISRENLSALFDYFAQLDNSSTKSYAGTGLGLVISKQLSHLMNGDIGVKSEKGKGSTFWFTFQTREVEAAQVPSRDSEHAVAVRYQFLEPPRVLLVDDNPINRKVASEILRKAGCDVVTASNGAEALATVGNDSFELIFMDIQMPDMDGVTAMKKLREQHKQLPPIIAMTAYSMQGDEDKFIQSGMDDYLSKPIKPETLVMMVKEWVKKPTKVLKGPAEAPEASAGTVLNLEKVKNLLRIIGEEMTQETYQEFETETQQFLHECQEATAREEYNVVKSHLHTLKGNAGTLGVEKLAEQARLTEEKLKTGNYISLQQDLIYLEEKFREYQDLYPNLLNTISP
- a CDS encoding glycosyltransferase — encoded protein: MPHRLLFTVTTDLSYDQRMQRICTTLAEQGYDVHLCGRQRAASVPLRDTPYRQTRLRCWFDKGKLFYLEYNVRLFFWLLRQPADALCGIDLDTALPAWLVARLKRIPFVFDAHEHFTEMEEVVRRPLVQRIWQAVEALVVPRTRYAYTVGPSIARLLEEKYGTPFAVIRNVSPLRTTEVTPQAAEVPYLLYVGAVNEGRGLEELLAVMPHLPCHLYICGEGDRLEALKAQAQALHLNEKVRFFGYVEPHRLPPLLAGATAGYLMLTNQGLSYYYSLANKFFDYLHAGIPQITVDFPEYRALNAQYEVALLTELRPEAIRAAVETLWYDRAFYERLAENARRARHELNWQRESQKLLRFYEGVFAGAGAVASAEGASSVGVTPSK